A single window of Leptolyngbya ohadii IS1 DNA harbors:
- a CDS encoding signal peptidase I, producing the protein MPLEIITGNASLEGNHYRGWFMGHFITPADDPRSTDAVELKWASHPRGDRRTAWTTNTQVTTLSILIDGRFRVEFPERSIVLSQQGDYVMWLPGVEHCWEAEEDSTILTVRFPSVAA; encoded by the coding sequence ATGCCCTTAGAAATTATTACGGGAAATGCTTCTCTAGAAGGTAATCACTATCGCGGCTGGTTTATGGGTCATTTCATTACGCCAGCAGATGATCCCCGATCGACCGATGCCGTTGAACTCAAATGGGCAAGCCATCCCAGGGGCGATCGCCGCACTGCTTGGACAACTAATACTCAGGTCACGACCCTCTCGATTCTGATTGACGGACGATTTCGGGTGGAGTTTCCAGAGCGATCGATTGTCTTATCGCAGCAGGGAGACTATGTCATGTGGCTTCCAGGCGTGGAGCATTGCTGGGAGGCAGAAGAGGACTCAACGATTCTCACGGTTCGCTTTCCCTCGGTGGCAGCGTGA
- a CDS encoding urease subunit beta: MTYGKRLPMIPGEILTEAGEIELNADRPTVTLTVANTGDRPIQIGSHFHFYEVNRALSFDREQARGMRLDIPAGTAVRFEPGDEREVTLVPFVGSRQVYGFNGLINGALDGEKPESKHKDAKHKKDKKKKK; this comes from the coding sequence ATGACATACGGTAAAAGACTCCCCATGATTCCCGGCGAAATTCTGACTGAAGCAGGCGAAATCGAACTCAATGCCGATCGTCCTACCGTGACGCTGACCGTTGCTAATACAGGCGATCGACCGATTCAGATTGGTTCCCATTTTCATTTTTATGAGGTGAATAGAGCTTTGTCATTCGATCGGGAGCAGGCAAGGGGAATGCGGCTGGATATTCCGGCGGGAACGGCGGTGCGATTTGAGCCGGGAGATGAGCGGGAAGTTACGCTGGTTCCGTTTGTGGGCAGTCGGCAGGTTTATGGCTTTAATGGATTAATCAACGGTGCCTTGGATGGCGAAAAGCCGGAATCGAAGCACAAAGACGCGAAGCACAAGAAAGACAAGAAAAAGAAGAAGTAA
- a CDS encoding glutathione S-transferase family protein, which produces MYKLYDFLPSGNGYKVRLLLTQLGIPFELILLDILKGETRTPEFLAKNPNGRIPLLELSPGEFLSESNAILIYLSQGTEFLPLSPLEHARVMQWLFFEQYSHEPFIATSRFWLQHDMAETKKQALEEKQAPGYAALGVMEQRLKDHPFLVNDRYTIADIALYAYTHVAHEGNFDLSGFSGILQWIDRVKSQPNHILITDEAIGQDS; this is translated from the coding sequence ATGTATAAACTCTACGATTTTCTACCGTCCGGTAACGGCTACAAAGTGCGCTTGCTCCTGACCCAGCTAGGCATTCCCTTTGAGCTAATTTTGCTGGATATTCTCAAAGGCGAAACCCGCACCCCCGAATTTCTGGCAAAGAATCCTAACGGACGTATCCCGCTTTTGGAACTCTCGCCGGGGGAATTCCTCTCCGAGTCGAACGCGATTCTAATTTACCTCAGTCAGGGTACAGAGTTTTTGCCGCTTTCCCCTCTCGAACACGCCAGAGTGATGCAGTGGCTCTTTTTTGAGCAGTACAGCCACGAACCCTTTATCGCCACCTCTCGCTTCTGGCTTCAGCACGACATGGCAGAAACCAAAAAACAGGCACTTGAGGAAAAACAGGCTCCTGGCTATGCCGCATTAGGCGTAATGGAACAGCGGCTCAAAGACCATCCTTTTCTGGTGAACGATCGCTATACGATCGCCGATATTGCCCTGTACGCCTACACCCATGTCGCCCACGAAGGGAATTTCGATCTGAGCGGTTTCTCCGGTATCTTGCAGTGGATCGATCGGGTTAAAAGTCAGCCCAATCATATTTTGATTACCGATGAGGCGATCGGGCAGGATTCTTAA
- the galT gene encoding galactose-1-phosphate uridylyltransferase, with the protein MAPQMHSQELTKPDGRKLTLYSRQPISSEIQAPSPGSDPIQANPHLRWHPLRGEWVAYASHRQGRTFMPPPEYNPLAPTTNPQFPTELPQGRYDVAVFDNRFPSMIPSAHDAPETIVDTIPANGACEVVVFTQDPNTSLSQLPLDHLDLLLQVWGDRTRALGNQSQIQYVLPFENKGVEVGVTLHHPHGQIYAYPFVPPVPARMLEQQQSYHQQHQRGLLQDLIQQEINDNQRILYSDNEAIAFVPVCARYPYEVWVAPIQPVATFMDLSAAQRSSLAKALKTVTLKFDGLWQRPFPYLMAWFQAPTDGRSHPEAHLHAEFYPPYRTRDRLKYLAGTELAAGMFANDALPEEKAKELQAVTITLEEPSLSV; encoded by the coding sequence ATGGCTCCTCAAATGCATTCCCAGGAATTAACCAAGCCCGATGGTCGAAAACTGACGCTCTATAGCCGTCAGCCCATTTCCTCAGAAATTCAGGCTCCCAGTCCGGGCAGCGATCCGATTCAGGCTAATCCCCATTTGCGCTGGCATCCGCTGCGGGGTGAATGGGTCGCCTACGCGAGTCACCGTCAGGGACGGACGTTTATGCCGCCGCCGGAGTATAATCCGCTGGCTCCCACAACCAATCCCCAGTTCCCCACCGAACTGCCCCAGGGACGCTACGACGTGGCGGTGTTTGACAATCGCTTTCCCTCCATGATTCCCTCGGCGCACGATGCTCCTGAAACGATCGTCGATACAATCCCTGCCAATGGAGCCTGCGAGGTCGTTGTCTTTACCCAAGATCCCAACACATCTTTGAGTCAGCTTCCGCTGGATCACTTGGATCTCCTGCTGCAAGTGTGGGGCGATCGCACCCGTGCGTTGGGCAATCAGTCACAAATTCAGTATGTGCTGCCGTTTGAAAATAAGGGTGTAGAAGTCGGCGTAACGCTGCACCATCCCCACGGACAAATCTATGCCTATCCCTTCGTCCCACCCGTTCCCGCCCGAATGCTGGAGCAGCAGCAAAGCTATCATCAGCAGCATCAACGCGGCTTACTTCAAGATTTAATTCAGCAGGAAATCAACGATAACCAGCGCATTCTCTATTCAGATAACGAAGCGATCGCCTTTGTCCCCGTTTGTGCCCGTTATCCCTATGAGGTGTGGGTTGCGCCGATTCAGCCCGTTGCGACGTTCATGGATTTGTCTGCCGCTCAGCGATCGTCCCTGGCAAAAGCACTCAAAACCGTAACGCTCAAATTCGACGGACTGTGGCAGCGACCGTTCCCCTATCTGATGGCATGGTTCCAGGCTCCCACGGACGGACGATCGCACCCGGAAGCTCACCTGCACGCCGAATTTTATCCGCCCTACCGCACCCGCGATCGGCTGAAGTACCTGGCAGGAACCGAACTCGCTGCCGGGATGTTCGCCAACGATGCCCTCCCAGAAGAGAAAGCGAAAGAACTGCAAGCCGTAACCATCACGCTAGAAGAACCTAGCCTCAGCGTCTAG
- a CDS encoding Coq4 family protein — MKLKDRNKLQVDWISTLKGITSLLRDPGNTDSVYDVEDGLKNIKATQLAVDYVKSQPGVAELFEQRYLAPSPDLSALLQLSPDSLGYAYAKYLTDSGFDAEFYRKEVVDSDITYFFMRVRQTHDIWHILGGFSTDPLGELSLKAFELAQIRRPIAAIFVAGGLLQTLLKAPDQMGNFLEQIAIGYRMGAKAKPLLAQKWEEQWEKPLAEWRSELDVEPMTTYVP; from the coding sequence ATGAAGCTCAAAGATCGGAACAAGCTGCAAGTAGACTGGATCTCGACGCTGAAAGGAATTACCAGCCTGCTGCGCGATCCGGGCAATACGGATTCGGTGTATGACGTAGAGGACGGCTTGAAGAACATCAAAGCAACTCAGCTTGCCGTCGATTATGTGAAATCGCAGCCCGGTGTTGCCGAGTTGTTTGAGCAACGCTACCTGGCTCCTTCTCCCGATCTGTCTGCTCTGTTGCAGCTTTCGCCGGATTCGTTGGGCTATGCCTACGCAAAGTATTTGACTGATTCAGGCTTTGATGCGGAGTTTTATCGCAAAGAGGTCGTAGACAGCGACATCACCTACTTTTTCATGCGCGTCCGCCAGACCCACGACATCTGGCATATTCTGGGCGGATTCTCCACCGATCCGCTAGGCGAACTGTCGCTAAAAGCCTTTGAACTTGCCCAAATCCGTCGCCCGATCGCCGCTATTTTTGTTGCCGGAGGACTGCTGCAAACCCTCCTAAAAGCCCCGGATCAGATGGGCAACTTTCTAGAGCAGATTGCGATCGGCTATCGGATGGGCGCAAAGGCAAAACCCCTGCTGGCTCAAAAATGGGAGGAACAGTGGGAAAAGCCTCTTGCAGAATGGCGATCGGAGTTGGATGTGGAGCCGATGACGACTTATGTTCCCTAA
- a CDS encoding Na+/H+ antiporter NhaC family protein has product MDILGALIGSFALLVISVTHGVFVAYPLLITLGLLVAVLARRGFALRNLMGMAIAGSRKSFSVIGILLIIGAVTAVWMAAGTVPAIVYYGIQLINPNLFVLCAFLLTSFVSFLIGTSFGAASTIGTALMIMARGSSVDPHLVAGAVIAGAYWGDRCSPMSSSANLVAAVTKSDLYQNIQNMLATGWLPTALACVIYAVISFFYPVQNTSSSLSAELAKLFDLNLITFLPAIVILVLALLKLPVKQAMLWSIAAGVVLAFTLQHYTLLQILQFSFTGFHLEQESSIRSILAGGGIVSMMRVCAIVIVSTAISGVLTGTNALGLVQKFLQSFRSRSGLFVGTTLVSIGASAFGCTQAIAILLTAELVKPQYEAHYKTPEIAADRLAIDLENTAVVIAPLIPWNIAGLVPATVLMSDSGFIPFAVYLYLIPLCYWVVLRSGREAIGSAEFSQKS; this is encoded by the coding sequence ATGGATATTTTGGGTGCGCTGATTGGTTCCTTTGCGCTGCTGGTGATCAGCGTGACGCATGGGGTATTTGTTGCCTATCCGCTGCTGATCACGCTGGGTTTGCTGGTGGCGGTTCTGGCTCGGCGCGGGTTTGCCCTTCGGAATTTGATGGGGATGGCGATCGCGGGAAGTCGCAAATCCTTTTCGGTGATTGGCATTTTGCTGATTATTGGCGCAGTCACCGCCGTTTGGATGGCAGCGGGAACCGTTCCGGCGATCGTCTACTACGGCATTCAATTAATCAATCCCAATTTGTTTGTTCTGTGTGCCTTTTTGCTGACGAGTTTTGTATCGTTTTTGATTGGTACATCCTTTGGAGCCGCCAGCACGATCGGCACGGCACTCATGATCATGGCGCGGGGCAGCAGCGTTGATCCTCACTTGGTGGCAGGAGCGGTTATTGCGGGAGCATATTGGGGCGATCGCTGTTCTCCCATGTCCTCCAGTGCAAATCTGGTGGCAGCCGTGACGAAAAGCGATTTGTATCAGAACATCCAGAATATGCTGGCGACGGGATGGTTGCCGACTGCGTTAGCCTGCGTCATTTATGCGGTCATTTCTTTCTTCTATCCGGTTCAGAATACGAGCAGCTCCCTTTCTGCGGAGCTAGCCAAGTTATTTGATCTGAATTTAATCACCTTCTTACCCGCGATCGTCATTCTGGTCCTGGCGCTGCTGAAACTTCCGGTGAAACAGGCAATGCTCTGGAGTATCGCTGCGGGTGTTGTTTTGGCGTTCACGTTACAGCACTACACATTGCTTCAAATTTTGCAGTTTTCGTTCACCGGATTTCATCTGGAGCAGGAAAGTTCGATTCGATCGATTCTGGCGGGTGGCGGGATTGTCTCGATGATGCGCGTCTGTGCGATCGTGATTGTCTCGACGGCAATTTCCGGCGTTTTAACGGGAACGAATGCGCTGGGATTGGTGCAGAAATTCCTCCAGTCCTTTCGATCGCGCAGCGGTTTGTTTGTGGGAACAACGTTGGTCAGCATTGGGGCTTCGGCGTTTGGCTGTACCCAGGCGATCGCGATTTTGCTCACGGCAGAGCTGGTGAAACCGCAGTACGAAGCTCACTATAAAACCCCAGAAATAGCAGCAGATCGGCTGGCGATCGATCTGGAAAATACGGCTGTGGTCATTGCGCCGCTGATTCCCTGGAATATTGCCGGACTGGTTCCTGCCACCGTTCTGATGAGCGATAGCGGCTTTATTCCGTTTGCGGTCTATCTCTATTTAATTCCGCTCTGTTATTGGGTTGTGCTGCGATCGGGGCGAGAAGCGATCGGAAGCGCTGAATTTTCTCAAAAATCCTAA
- a CDS encoding DMT family transporter — protein sequence MFGLLIVLLSSVFFCFQNVLVRVLFKEHDVLGLFTTGGFVTPTLASSFLLMFMRTLLVIPLTSSAAPVLHPGIWSDLHYLRDRSNRSLLWQSLVGGGLMFLYLALLYIAIGSIPTGIAMTLFFTYPVFTALLSWKWFGSRPSSLSWIVMGFVLVGSYLTMPVINAQIDHASLVGILTGLGSGVTYAFYAVIAQKSFERIHPFSYTWISFGTTMILSGISLLVLNFHTQQLPWAALWVAGLLSAIVSFGGHLTNNFGIRYLGATAASIVAATNPALTALLAWFTIQERLNTIQIVGILIVTLSVALLSRELKAGKQG from the coding sequence ATGTTTGGTTTACTGATTGTTTTACTGTCCTCTGTATTTTTCTGTTTTCAAAATGTATTGGTCAGAGTTCTATTTAAGGAACACGATGTCTTAGGTCTTTTTACAACGGGTGGATTCGTCACCCCCACGCTCGCCAGCTCATTCCTGCTGATGTTCATGCGGACGCTGCTGGTCATTCCTCTCACCTCATCGGCTGCGCCTGTTTTGCATCCGGGAATCTGGTCTGATCTGCATTATCTGCGCGATCGCTCCAATCGTTCTCTCCTCTGGCAATCCTTAGTCGGGGGAGGATTGATGTTTCTCTATCTGGCACTGCTCTATATTGCAATCGGCTCGATTCCCACGGGGATCGCAATGACGTTATTTTTCACCTATCCCGTTTTTACGGCACTGCTCTCCTGGAAGTGGTTTGGCAGCCGTCCCAGTTCCTTAAGCTGGATTGTCATGGGCTTTGTGCTTGTGGGCAGCTATTTGACGATGCCCGTCATTAACGCCCAGATAGATCACGCCAGTCTCGTGGGCATTCTCACCGGATTGGGATCGGGTGTCACCTATGCTTTCTACGCCGTGATCGCCCAAAAGAGCTTCGAGCGAATTCATCCCTTTTCCTACACCTGGATCAGCTTCGGCACGACCATGATTCTCTCCGGCATCAGTTTACTGGTGCTCAATTTCCATACCCAGCAGTTACCCTGGGCTGCGCTTTGGGTCGCGGGTTTACTGTCTGCGATCGTCTCCTTTGGCGGTCACTTGACCAATAACTTTGGCATTCGCTATCTGGGGGCGACGGCTGCATCGATCGTGGCTGCCACGAATCCGGCGTTAACAGCACTGCTGGCATGGTTCACGATTCAGGAGCGGCTGAACACTATTCAGATTGTGGGCATTTTGATCGTGACGCTGAGTGTGGCGTTGCTGAGTCGGGAATTGAAGGCTGGAAAGCAGGGTTAA
- a CDS encoding glycoside hydrolase family 2 protein — protein MFRQLEMGYPRPQLQRPNWMNLNGTWRFAFDDAGQWHQPEDVTEWTHAIEVPFAPEAPQSGIGDTGFHPNCWYEREFSVLVQEHCDLPDPAQINEPTCLTLRPGGRVLLHFGAVDYHARVWVNGHYLGEHEGGHTPFSFDITAALNPGEVQRVTVWAQDDPQELDKPRGKQDWLLDAHSIWYPRTSGIWQTVWLESVPETYIRQIRWTPHFERWEIGTEAFLAGSLQGDLQLRVRLTVDNRLLVSDIYEVINSEVHRRIALSDPGIDDYRNALLWSPEKPTLIDAQVQLWRGGELIDEVKSYTAMRTVGIQRDRFMLNGHPYYLRLVLDQGYWTETLMTPPSDEALRRDIELTKRMGFNGVRKHQKIEDPRFLYWADVMGLLVWEEMPSAYRFTHKAVERITKEWTEVLERDSSHPCIVAWVPFNESWGVPNLTENAAHRYYVQALYYLTKTLDPTRPVIGNDGWESTTTDILAIHDYDSQPQRLAKRYGSDVKLSDLFQNQRPGGRILTLDGYPHQGQPIMLTEFGGIAYTRPEESAHTWGYARSQDASDFQKQYSSLLLAVNRVEMFAGFCYTQLTDTFQEANGLLYADRTPKFPLEAIAAATLAREELPVAGMIAPLPDGHGGTPAWCDQNQMEQMPQCSGHPGQPW, from the coding sequence ATGTTCCGACAGCTCGAAATGGGGTATCCGCGTCCGCAGCTTCAGCGACCGAACTGGATGAATCTCAACGGCACCTGGCGATTTGCCTTCGACGATGCTGGACAGTGGCATCAGCCCGAAGATGTGACCGAATGGACTCATGCGATCGAAGTTCCCTTTGCGCCGGAGGCTCCGCAGAGCGGCATTGGCGATACGGGCTTCCATCCCAACTGCTGGTACGAGCGCGAGTTTTCTGTCCTGGTTCAGGAACACTGCGACCTGCCCGATCCAGCCCAAATTAATGAGCCGACCTGTCTTACCCTGCGTCCTGGCGGTCGGGTGCTGCTGCACTTTGGCGCAGTCGATTATCACGCTCGTGTCTGGGTGAACGGTCACTATCTGGGGGAGCATGAGGGCGGACATACCCCCTTCAGCTTCGACATTACCGCTGCCCTGAATCCGGGGGAAGTTCAGCGAGTTACCGTTTGGGCACAGGACGATCCGCAGGAGTTAGATAAACCGCGAGGCAAGCAGGACTGGCTGCTGGATGCCCATAGCATCTGGTATCCGCGCACCAGCGGCATCTGGCAAACCGTGTGGCTGGAGAGCGTCCCGGAAACCTACATTCGTCAAATTCGCTGGACACCCCACTTTGAACGCTGGGAAATTGGCACTGAGGCATTTTTGGCAGGTTCGCTGCAAGGCGATCTTCAGCTACGGGTGCGGCTCACGGTGGATAATCGCCTGCTGGTGAGCGATATCTATGAGGTGATTAATTCTGAAGTTCATCGCCGCATTGCCCTCTCCGATCCGGGAATCGATGACTACCGAAACGCCCTGCTGTGGAGTCCCGAAAAGCCAACCCTGATCGATGCTCAGGTACAGCTCTGGCGCGGCGGCGAACTGATCGACGAAGTGAAATCCTACACGGCAATGCGAACGGTGGGGATTCAACGCGATCGTTTTATGCTGAACGGTCATCCCTACTATCTGCGGCTGGTGCTGGATCAGGGCTACTGGACAGAAACGCTGATGACTCCGCCCTCCGACGAGGCGCTCCGTCGCGATATCGAACTGACGAAGCGGATGGGCTTTAACGGCGTTCGCAAACACCAGAAGATCGAAGACCCGCGTTTCCTTTACTGGGCGGACGTAATGGGCTTGCTGGTCTGGGAGGAAATGCCGAGCGCCTACCGCTTTACCCACAAAGCAGTCGAACGCATTACGAAAGAATGGACAGAAGTGCTGGAGCGAGACAGCAGTCATCCCTGTATTGTGGCTTGGGTGCCGTTTAACGAATCCTGGGGTGTGCCTAACTTGACGGAGAACGCCGCCCACCGCTACTACGTCCAGGCACTCTACTACCTGACCAAAACCCTCGACCCAACCCGTCCGGTCATTGGCAACGACGGCTGGGAAAGCACCACGACGGACATCCTGGCGATCCACGACTACGATAGTCAACCCCAGCGACTCGCCAAGCGATACGGCTCCGATGTGAAGCTGTCCGACCTGTTCCAGAATCAGCGTCCGGGCGGTCGCATCCTCACCCTCGACGGTTACCCGCACCAGGGACAGCCCATTATGCTGACGGAGTTTGGCGGCATTGCCTACACGCGCCCCGAAGAGTCTGCCCATACCTGGGGCTATGCCCGATCGCAGGATGCCTCGGACTTCCAAAAGCAATACAGCTCCCTGCTGCTGGCAGTGAACCGGGTCGAAATGTTTGCCGGATTCTGCTATACCCAGCTGACCGACACTTTCCAAGAAGCCAACGGACTCCTCTACGCCGATCGCACTCCCAAGTTTCCCCTCGAAGCGATCGCCGCCGCCACCCTGGCGAGAGAAGAACTCCCCGTCGCCGGAATGATCGCCCCCCTCCCCGACGGACATGGCGGAACCCCTGCCTGGTGCGACCAAAACCAGATGGAGCAGATGCCCCAGTGCAGCGGACACCCAGGACAGCCGTGGTAG
- the sixA gene encoding phosphohistidine phosphatase SixA, with protein sequence MAEQGIELYIVRHGLAGEHGSYANDNERPLTEEGVRKTRKVAKQLKEFGLKFDLIQTSPLVRAKQTAEILQAIGLGKSLEEFAELAPGGNFEQWINWLQGWGASQEARKGNCLAIVGHEPDLSDWAQRLVWGEARQQIVLKKAGVIGIQLPTEGSPIGRSELFWLTPPKFLIAD encoded by the coding sequence ATGGCTGAGCAGGGGATCGAACTCTACATCGTGCGGCACGGATTGGCAGGCGAACACGGCAGCTATGCCAACGACAATGAGCGTCCGTTAACCGAAGAGGGAGTTCGCAAAACGCGCAAGGTGGCAAAACAGCTGAAAGAATTCGGTCTGAAATTTGATTTGATTCAGACGAGTCCCCTCGTTCGGGCAAAGCAGACGGCAGAGATTTTGCAGGCGATCGGGTTAGGGAAATCTTTGGAGGAGTTTGCGGAGCTTGCCCCAGGCGGGAACTTTGAGCAGTGGATCAACTGGCTTCAGGGTTGGGGAGCGTCACAAGAAGCACGGAAGGGCAACTGCTTAGCGATCGTCGGACATGAGCCGGACTTAAGTGATTGGGCGCAGCGGTTAGTTTGGGGGGAGGCGCGGCAGCAGATCGTCCTAAAGAAGGCAGGCGTGATTGGGATTCAGTTGCCCACTGAGGGTTCGCCGATCGGTCGCAGTGAGCTATTTTGGCTGACCCCGCCGAAGTTTTTGATTGCAGATTAA